One Oncorhynchus keta strain PuntledgeMale-10-30-2019 chromosome 11, Oket_V2, whole genome shotgun sequence DNA window includes the following coding sequences:
- the LOC118390189 gene encoding ribose-phosphate pyrophosphokinase 1-like isoform X1: MPNIKIFSGTSHPDLGQRISDRLGLELGKVVTKKFSNQETCVEIGESVRGEDVYIVQSGCGEINDNLMELLIMINACKIASASRVTAVIPCFPYARQDKKDKVGSRAPISAKLVANMLSVSGADHIITMDLHASQIQGFFDIPVDNLYAEPAVLKWIKENINEWKNCTIVSPDAGGAKRVTSIADRLNVDFALIHKERKKANEVDRMVLVGDVKDRVAILVDDMADTCGTICHAADKLVSAGATKVYAILTHGIFSGPAITRINNACFEAVVVTNTIPQEDKMKHCSKIQVIDISMILAEAIRRTHNGESVSYLFSHVPL, encoded by the exons ATGCCTAACATAAAGATATTCAGCGGTACCTCTCATCCGGACCTTGGCCAAAGAATTTCCGACCGCCTGGGACTTGAGCTGGGGAAGGTTGTGACCAAAAAATTCAGCAACCAGGAGACATG CGTGGAGATCGGGGAGAGtgtcagaggagaggatgtctacATTGTCCAGAGTGGTTGTGGTGAGATTAATGATAACTTAATGGAGCTCCTCATCATGATCAATGCCTGTAAGATTGCCTCTGCCTCACGAGTCACGGCTGTCATCCCCTGTTTCCCATATGCAAGACAAGACAAGAAGGACAAGGTGGGG AGTCGGGCTCCCATCTCTGCAAAGCTGGTGGCCAACATGTTGTCAGTGTCAGGAGCCGATCACATAATCACCATGGACCTGCACGCCTCGCAGATACAG GGGTTCTTTGATATCCCTGTGGACAATCTATACGCGGAGCCAGCTGTGCTGAAATGGATCAAAGAGAACATCAATGAGTGGAAGAATTGCACCATTGTGTCTCCTGATGCTGGAGGAGCCAAAAG GGTCACCTCTATAGCAGACAGGCTGAATGTGGACTTCGCCCTAATCCACAAAGAGAGGAAGAAGGCTAACGAGGTGGACCGCATGGTCCTGGTGGGGGATGTGAAGGACCGAGTGGCCATCTTGGTTGATGACATGGCAGACACATGCGGCACCATCTGCCACGCTGCAGATAA GCTAGTGTCTGCTGGAGCCACAAAGGTCTATGCCATCTTGACCCATGGGATCTTTTCAGGCCCTGCTATCACCCGCATCAACAACGCCTGTTTTGAGGCTGTGGTTGTCACAAATACCATCCCTCAGGAGGATAAGATGAAACACTGTTCAAAAATACAG GTTATTGACATCTCCATGATTCTAGCTGAGGCTATTCGCCGGACACACAATGGCGAGTCAGTGTCGTATCTCTTCAGCCATGTTCCCTTGTAA
- the LOC118390189 gene encoding ribose-phosphate pyrophosphokinase 1-like isoform X2, with translation MPNIKIFSGTSHPDLGQRISDRLGLELGKVVTKKFSNQETCVEIGESVRGEDVYIVQSGCGEINDNLMELLIMINACKIASASRVTAVIPCFPYARQDKKDKSRAPISAKLVANMLSVSGADHIITMDLHASQIQGFFDIPVDNLYAEPAVLKWIKENINEWKNCTIVSPDAGGAKRVTSIADRLNVDFALIHKERKKANEVDRMVLVGDVKDRVAILVDDMADTCGTICHAADKLVSAGATKVYAILTHGIFSGPAITRINNACFEAVVVTNTIPQEDKMKHCSKIQVIDISMILAEAIRRTHNGESVSYLFSHVPL, from the exons ATGCCTAACATAAAGATATTCAGCGGTACCTCTCATCCGGACCTTGGCCAAAGAATTTCCGACCGCCTGGGACTTGAGCTGGGGAAGGTTGTGACCAAAAAATTCAGCAACCAGGAGACATG CGTGGAGATCGGGGAGAGtgtcagaggagaggatgtctacATTGTCCAGAGTGGTTGTGGTGAGATTAATGATAACTTAATGGAGCTCCTCATCATGATCAATGCCTGTAAGATTGCCTCTGCCTCACGAGTCACGGCTGTCATCCCCTGTTTCCCATATGCAAGACAAGACAAGAAGGACAAG AGTCGGGCTCCCATCTCTGCAAAGCTGGTGGCCAACATGTTGTCAGTGTCAGGAGCCGATCACATAATCACCATGGACCTGCACGCCTCGCAGATACAG GGGTTCTTTGATATCCCTGTGGACAATCTATACGCGGAGCCAGCTGTGCTGAAATGGATCAAAGAGAACATCAATGAGTGGAAGAATTGCACCATTGTGTCTCCTGATGCTGGAGGAGCCAAAAG GGTCACCTCTATAGCAGACAGGCTGAATGTGGACTTCGCCCTAATCCACAAAGAGAGGAAGAAGGCTAACGAGGTGGACCGCATGGTCCTGGTGGGGGATGTGAAGGACCGAGTGGCCATCTTGGTTGATGACATGGCAGACACATGCGGCACCATCTGCCACGCTGCAGATAA GCTAGTGTCTGCTGGAGCCACAAAGGTCTATGCCATCTTGACCCATGGGATCTTTTCAGGCCCTGCTATCACCCGCATCAACAACGCCTGTTTTGAGGCTGTGGTTGTCACAAATACCATCCCTCAGGAGGATAAGATGAAACACTGTTCAAAAATACAG GTTATTGACATCTCCATGATTCTAGCTGAGGCTATTCGCCGGACACACAATGGCGAGTCAGTGTCGTATCTCTTCAGCCATGTTCCCTTGTAA
- the LOC118390189 gene encoding ribose-phosphate pyrophosphokinase 1-like isoform X3, whose amino-acid sequence MELLIMINACKIASASRVTAVIPCFPYARQDKKDKVGSRAPISAKLVANMLSVSGADHIITMDLHASQIQGFFDIPVDNLYAEPAVLKWIKENINEWKNCTIVSPDAGGAKRVTSIADRLNVDFALIHKERKKANEVDRMVLVGDVKDRVAILVDDMADTCGTICHAADKLVSAGATKVYAILTHGIFSGPAITRINNACFEAVVVTNTIPQEDKMKHCSKIQVIDISMILAEAIRRTHNGESVSYLFSHVPL is encoded by the exons ATGGAGCTCCTCATCATGATCAATGCCTGTAAGATTGCCTCTGCCTCACGAGTCACGGCTGTCATCCCCTGTTTCCCATATGCAAGACAAGACAAGAAGGACAAGGTGGGG AGTCGGGCTCCCATCTCTGCAAAGCTGGTGGCCAACATGTTGTCAGTGTCAGGAGCCGATCACATAATCACCATGGACCTGCACGCCTCGCAGATACAG GGGTTCTTTGATATCCCTGTGGACAATCTATACGCGGAGCCAGCTGTGCTGAAATGGATCAAAGAGAACATCAATGAGTGGAAGAATTGCACCATTGTGTCTCCTGATGCTGGAGGAGCCAAAAG GGTCACCTCTATAGCAGACAGGCTGAATGTGGACTTCGCCCTAATCCACAAAGAGAGGAAGAAGGCTAACGAGGTGGACCGCATGGTCCTGGTGGGGGATGTGAAGGACCGAGTGGCCATCTTGGTTGATGACATGGCAGACACATGCGGCACCATCTGCCACGCTGCAGATAA GCTAGTGTCTGCTGGAGCCACAAAGGTCTATGCCATCTTGACCCATGGGATCTTTTCAGGCCCTGCTATCACCCGCATCAACAACGCCTGTTTTGAGGCTGTGGTTGTCACAAATACCATCCCTCAGGAGGATAAGATGAAACACTGTTCAAAAATACAG GTTATTGACATCTCCATGATTCTAGCTGAGGCTATTCGCCGGACACACAATGGCGAGTCAGTGTCGTATCTCTTCAGCCATGTTCCCTTGTAA